From Cellulosimicrobium cellulans, the proteins below share one genomic window:
- a CDS encoding FtsK/SpoIIIE domain-containing protein, translated as MRIKLTLHRPDASTTNVAVTADATATVRDVAEALFAGDPTRSGTAVPDRLTLQVGTAPSGSGQGRVLSPTSDLTEAGLRSGSTVSIVRVSEQFDAPGQDRGAAVAVLRVLEGPDAGREFPLPVGTSYLGRDRNMDIRLSDPQISKRHARLTVGETIEITDTNSANGLVMGGQRMMRSTLTSSDTVTIGSTVVSVVALHRTTSLAPTSPVVEFNRSPRVVARFPERKLKAPKPPQPPEPQRFPYLAMVAPLLMGAILYSVTKNVLSIVFVGLSPILMLGNYLDQKVQAKRKLKAQREQFEAGVVAMRETIDRTHAVERAVRLSEAPSVGDTVDAVRRLGGLMWTHRPEHDAFLSVRIGLGAAPSRTQLEQPGENNTLPEYWNELEKLHAQCATISGVPVVARLRTDGALGVAGAGAAVDAVARGILVQLAGLHSPSELVLAAMTSQRSRADWEWLEWLPHTGSPHSPLGGDHLADNPGAAQALLSQLEDLVEARGADLDTHAELRGPIDPEEGEDTPKPVLPTVVVLVEDDAPVDRSRLTRLVERGADAGVHVVWVAPSVEQLPAACRTFVLVDTVDTTGAGGPGATAGATSGEVRVGRLSFPVACETVDLATAHEVARILAPVVDVGAPVDDDSDLPRSVSYLTLAGTALAEDPGRLIDAWRENGSLTPRDGSPPVRRKVPTNLRGLVGHSGTEPLYLDLRTQGPHALVGGTTGAGKSEFLQSWVLGMAAAHSPDRVTFLFVDYKGGAAFADCVNLPHTVGLVTDLSPHLVRRALTSLRAELRYREHLLNRKKAKDLASLERTGDPDAPPSLLIVVDEFAALVNEVPEFVDGVVDVAQRGRSLGLHLILATQRPAGVIKDNLRANTNLRVALRMADEDDSTDILGIPMAAHFDPSIPGRGAVKTGPGRITPFQTGYAGGWTTAQPERSRIDIQEMAFGSDIRWELPEPEVEEVTDPGPNDIARVVTTISRAATEAAVPMPRKPWLAELAPTYDLARLPNPRTDTMLLLGVEDDPTTQAQPTVFYEPDRDGNMAIYGTGGSGKSATLRTIAVSAAITARGGPVQVYAIDSGASGLRMLEDLPHVGAVITGDDEERVQRVLRTLRDLVDERSARYASVRAGSLDEYRRLANAPDEPRILLLVDGIGAFRESYEFRPAHAFPVWGAFTAIATDGRQVGVHVVVAGDRAASVPTSLGSTIQKRLVLRLASEDDYLTLGVPKDVLSLTSPPGRGVLDENEVQIAVLGGDPNVALQARELGKLRDAMTRLGIQQAPGVERLPDSFALDALPEVTGGRPTIGLDDLDIAPVALPARGTFMLSGPPGGGRTTALVTIAQAVRRARAGRVVYLSPRRTSISALDAWDTAATSPEEVVTLLESLTQALDGGSLRPGALTVLVESVTEFTGTPAEQPLVAFVRAATRAEQLVVGEAESSTWGQAWAIAQPFKAGRSGLLLTPGDLDGDTLLGTGLGRIRRADFPPGRGFLVVSGRARKLHVALPR; from the coding sequence GTGCGAATCAAGCTCACGCTGCACCGCCCCGACGCCAGCACGACCAACGTCGCCGTCACGGCGGACGCGACGGCCACGGTGCGCGACGTCGCCGAGGCGCTGTTCGCGGGCGACCCCACCCGGTCGGGCACCGCCGTCCCGGACCGGCTCACGCTCCAGGTCGGCACCGCGCCGTCGGGGTCGGGGCAGGGGCGCGTGCTGTCCCCGACGAGCGACCTCACGGAGGCGGGGTTGCGGTCCGGGTCGACGGTCTCGATCGTGCGCGTGTCCGAGCAGTTCGACGCCCCTGGCCAGGACCGCGGCGCGGCCGTCGCCGTCCTGCGCGTGCTCGAGGGTCCCGACGCGGGGCGTGAGTTCCCGCTGCCCGTCGGGACGAGCTACCTCGGTCGCGACCGCAACATGGACATCCGGCTGAGCGACCCGCAGATCTCCAAGCGGCACGCCCGCCTCACGGTCGGCGAGACGATCGAGATCACCGACACGAACTCGGCGAACGGTCTCGTCATGGGCGGCCAGCGCATGATGCGCTCGACGCTCACGTCGTCGGACACGGTGACGATCGGCAGCACGGTCGTGTCCGTCGTCGCGCTGCACCGCACGACGAGCCTCGCGCCGACGAGCCCGGTCGTGGAGTTCAACCGGTCCCCGCGCGTCGTCGCCCGCTTCCCCGAGCGCAAGCTCAAGGCGCCCAAGCCGCCGCAGCCCCCGGAGCCGCAGCGCTTCCCCTACCTGGCGATGGTCGCGCCGTTGCTCATGGGCGCGATCCTGTACTCCGTCACGAAGAACGTCCTGTCGATCGTCTTCGTCGGGCTGAGCCCGATCCTCATGCTCGGCAACTACCTCGACCAGAAGGTGCAGGCCAAGCGCAAGCTCAAGGCGCAGCGCGAGCAGTTCGAGGCGGGGGTCGTCGCGATGCGCGAGACGATCGACCGCACGCACGCCGTCGAGCGCGCGGTGCGCCTCTCGGAGGCCCCGTCCGTGGGCGACACGGTCGACGCGGTCCGGCGGCTCGGCGGGCTCATGTGGACGCACCGCCCGGAGCACGACGCGTTCCTCTCCGTCCGCATCGGGCTCGGCGCCGCGCCGTCGCGCACCCAGCTCGAGCAGCCCGGCGAGAACAACACGCTGCCGGAGTACTGGAACGAGCTGGAGAAGCTGCACGCCCAGTGCGCGACGATCTCCGGCGTCCCGGTCGTCGCGCGCCTGCGCACGGACGGCGCGCTCGGCGTCGCCGGGGCGGGGGCCGCGGTCGACGCCGTCGCGCGCGGGATCCTCGTCCAGCTCGCCGGCCTGCACTCGCCGTCGGAGCTCGTGCTCGCAGCCATGACGTCGCAGCGCTCGCGCGCCGACTGGGAGTGGCTCGAGTGGCTGCCGCACACCGGGTCGCCGCACAGCCCGCTGGGCGGCGACCACCTGGCCGACAACCCGGGCGCCGCCCAGGCGCTGCTGTCGCAGCTCGAGGACCTGGTCGAGGCGCGCGGAGCCGACCTCGACACGCACGCCGAGCTGCGCGGGCCGATCGACCCCGAGGAGGGCGAGGACACGCCCAAGCCGGTGCTGCCGACCGTCGTCGTGCTCGTCGAGGACGACGCCCCGGTGGACCGCTCGCGCCTGACGCGCCTCGTGGAGCGCGGCGCGGACGCGGGCGTGCACGTCGTGTGGGTCGCGCCGTCGGTCGAGCAGCTCCCGGCGGCGTGCCGCACGTTCGTCCTCGTGGACACGGTCGACACCACGGGCGCGGGCGGCCCCGGTGCCACCGCGGGCGCGACGAGCGGCGAGGTCCGGGTGGGCCGGCTGTCGTTCCCGGTGGCGTGCGAGACGGTGGACCTCGCGACGGCCCACGAGGTGGCGCGCATCCTGGCCCCGGTGGTCGACGTCGGCGCGCCCGTCGACGACGACTCCGACCTCCCGCGCTCGGTCTCCTACCTCACGCTCGCCGGCACCGCGCTGGCCGAGGACCCGGGCCGCCTCATCGACGCGTGGCGCGAGAACGGCTCCCTGACGCCGCGGGACGGCTCGCCGCCCGTCCGGCGCAAGGTGCCGACGAACCTGCGCGGGCTGGTCGGGCACTCGGGCACCGAGCCGCTCTACCTGGACCTGCGCACGCAGGGCCCGCACGCGCTCGTGGGCGGGACGACCGGCGCGGGCAAGTCCGAGTTCCTCCAGTCGTGGGTGCTCGGCATGGCAGCCGCCCACAGCCCCGACCGCGTGACGTTCCTGTTCGTCGACTACAAGGGCGGCGCGGCGTTCGCGGACTGCGTCAACCTGCCGCACACCGTCGGCCTCGTCACGGACCTGTCGCCCCACCTCGTGCGCCGGGCGCTCACGTCGCTGCGGGCCGAGCTGCGCTACCGCGAGCACCTGCTCAACCGGAAGAAGGCCAAGGACCTCGCGTCCCTGGAGCGGACCGGGGACCCCGACGCGCCGCCGAGCCTGCTCATCGTGGTCGACGAGTTCGCCGCCCTGGTCAACGAGGTCCCGGAGTTCGTCGACGGCGTCGTGGACGTCGCCCAGCGCGGCCGTTCGCTCGGCCTGCACCTCATCCTCGCGACGCAGCGCCCCGCGGGCGTCATCAAGGACAACCTGCGCGCGAACACGAACCTGCGCGTCGCGCTGCGCATGGCGGACGAGGACGACTCGACCGACATCCTCGGCATCCCGATGGCCGCGCACTTCGACCCGTCGATCCCGGGCCGTGGCGCCGTGAAGACCGGCCCCGGCCGCATCACGCCGTTCCAGACCGGCTACGCGGGCGGCTGGACGACGGCGCAGCCCGAGCGGTCGCGCATCGACATCCAGGAGATGGCGTTCGGCTCCGACATCCGCTGGGAGCTGCCGGAGCCCGAGGTCGAGGAGGTCACCGACCCGGGCCCCAACGACATCGCGCGCGTGGTGACGACGATCTCGCGGGCCGCGACGGAGGCCGCGGTCCCGATGCCGCGCAAGCCGTGGCTGGCCGAGCTCGCTCCGACGTACGACCTCGCGCGCCTGCCCAACCCCCGCACCGACACGATGCTGCTGCTCGGGGTGGAGGACGACCCGACGACCCAGGCGCAGCCCACCGTCTTCTACGAGCCCGACCGCGACGGCAACATGGCGATCTACGGCACGGGCGGCTCGGGCAAGAGCGCGACGCTGCGGACGATCGCCGTCTCCGCCGCGATCACGGCGCGCGGCGGCCCCGTCCAGGTCTACGCGATCGACAGCGGTGCGAGCGGCCTGCGCATGCTCGAGGACCTGCCGCACGTCGGCGCGGTCATCACGGGCGACGACGAGGAGCGCGTCCAGCGCGTGCTGCGCACGCTGCGCGACCTCGTCGACGAGCGCTCCGCGCGCTACGCCTCGGTCCGCGCCGGTAGCCTCGACGAGTACCGGCGCCTCGCGAACGCGCCCGACGAGCCGCGCATCCTGCTGCTGGTCGACGGGATCGGCGCGTTCCGCGAGTCCTACGAGTTCCGGCCCGCGCACGCGTTCCCCGTGTGGGGCGCGTTCACGGCGATCGCGACCGACGGCCGCCAGGTCGGCGTGCACGTCGTCGTCGCGGGCGACCGGGCGGCGTCGGTCCCGACGTCCCTCGGCTCGACGATCCAGAAGCGGCTCGTGCTGCGCCTGGCGAGCGAGGACGACTACCTGACGCTCGGCGTCCCCAAGGACGTCCTGTCGCTCACGTCCCCGCCCGGGCGTGGCGTGCTCGACGAGAACGAGGTCCAGATCGCGGTCCTGGGCGGCGACCCGAACGTGGCGCTCCAGGCGCGCGAGCTGGGCAAGCTGCGCGACGCGATGACGCGCCTCGGCATCCAGCAGGCGCCCGGCGTCGAGCGGCTGCCCGACAGCTTCGCGCTGGACGCGCTGCCCGAGGTCACGGGGGGCCGGCCGACCATCGGCCTCGACGACCTCGACATCGCCCCGGTGGCGCTGCCCGCCCGGGGGACGTTCATGCTCTCGGGCCCGCCCGGGGGCGGTCGCACGACGGCGCTCGTCACCATCGCCCAGGCCGTGCGCCGGGCGCGCGCGGGCCGGGTCGTGTACCTCTCGCCGCGCCGCACGAGCATCTCGGCGCTCGACGCGTGGGACACGGCGGCGACGTCGCCCGAGGAGGTCGTGACGCTCCTGGAGTCGCTCACCCAGGCGCTCGACGGGGGCTCGCTGCGGCCCGGCGCGCTCACCGTGCTCGTCGAGTCGGTGACGGAGTTCACGGGGACGCCGGCG